The following coding sequences are from one Novosphingobium sp. Gsoil 351 window:
- a CDS encoding formylglycine-generating enzyme family protein → MKLVGGTFSMGQDDVYREEGPVRQTHVDSFSIDPHEVTNAQFARFVQSTRYITVAEKPVDPSAFGIPVAEIPPDMLKPGSAVFSPPAYPTNNYQDWWKYVPGANWRMPYGPQGPRQVPDEPVVHLAWQDMTAYAKWRGGRLPTEAEWEYAASAGQVASTAQPSEANSWQGVFPQFNTEEDGFKAIAPVGCYHPNANGLYDMIGNVWEVTSDFYKPGHDPKETDNPQGPSAAEAYDPSNPGFPSRTMKGGSYLCAPNYCQRYRPAARQGRDPGMGSSNVGFRLVYDQPG, encoded by the coding sequence GTGAAGCTGGTTGGTGGCACGTTTTCGATGGGGCAGGACGACGTCTACCGGGAGGAAGGTCCTGTGCGCCAAACTCATGTCGATAGCTTTTCAATTGACCCTCACGAGGTAACTAACGCCCAATTCGCGAGGTTCGTACAATCGACGCGATATATCACGGTTGCAGAAAAACCTGTGGATCCCTCAGCCTTCGGTATTCCCGTTGCGGAGATTCCTCCAGATATGCTGAAGCCGGGTTCGGCCGTGTTTTCCCCGCCCGCGTATCCGACGAACAACTACCAGGATTGGTGGAAATATGTGCCCGGGGCCAACTGGCGGATGCCTTACGGTCCGCAAGGCCCCCGCCAAGTCCCCGACGAACCTGTGGTCCACCTCGCGTGGCAGGATATGACTGCCTACGCCAAATGGCGAGGAGGTCGGCTTCCGACTGAGGCCGAATGGGAGTACGCCGCGAGTGCTGGTCAGGTGGCTTCCACTGCGCAGCCATCCGAAGCCAACAGTTGGCAGGGCGTCTTTCCGCAGTTCAATACCGAAGAGGACGGTTTCAAGGCCATTGCACCCGTTGGCTGCTATCACCCCAACGCCAATGGACTATACGACATGATCGGGAATGTGTGGGAGGTCACCTCCGACTTCTACAAGCCTGGCCACGATCCTAAGGAAACAGATAATCCGCAGGGGCCAAGCGCGGCCGAAGCCTATGATCCTTCGAACCCCGGCTTTCCATCTCGCACAATGAAGGGCGGCAGCTACTTGTGCGCCCCGAATTATTGCCAACGCTACCGCCCCGCTGCGAGGCAAGGGCGAGACCCAGGAATGGGGAGCAGTAACGTCGGTTTTCGACTCGTTTATGACCAGCCGGGGTAG
- a CDS encoding wax ester/triacylglycerol synthase family O-acyltransferase, with protein sequence MRRISASDAVFLDMETPNAPLVIGGVFLLDPTTAPGNFVRHRDILDYVDSRLHLMGNLRRKLVHHPLGLDEPRLIDDPDFDLEFHVRHIALPKPHDWRQLKILTARLISRPMDMHRPLWEMYIIEGLDELEGVPKGAFAMLFKMHHATFDGKAAGAALWAFMQDTPDCEPVPPQKRWVPERNPNALGWTVNSVQEGARQWLANLRAMPSLGKGMVASIKSDASKRPTDWREMLAPKTRFQNKITTHRVWDFVRFEMADVQELRAALGKPKMNDLLLTVVGGALRKYLAKHGELPEKSLLTICPINVRGSGDPAEGGNFVSGMRVPLGTDIAEPLARLDAIAESAKKGKAQSEALGGHFLGDMLALTPYPVRTRIMRGISGMAGRGNASLPGFANTTVTNAPNPPGGHYFAGAKVLCYAGFGPLFEGTGLFHTITGMDFEITISATSCREVLPDIAFYIECLRASFADLQIAAREKAATK encoded by the coding sequence ATGCGCCGGATTTCCGCCAGCGACGCTGTGTTTCTCGACATGGAAACACCCAACGCGCCTTTAGTCATCGGCGGAGTATTCCTGCTCGATCCAACAACCGCGCCTGGAAATTTCGTCAGGCACCGCGACATCCTCGACTACGTCGACAGCCGCCTCCACCTTATGGGCAATTTGCGACGAAAGCTGGTCCATCATCCGCTTGGGCTCGATGAGCCCCGGCTCATCGACGACCCCGATTTTGACCTGGAATTTCACGTACGACATATCGCGTTGCCGAAGCCACATGACTGGCGACAACTGAAAATCTTGACCGCCCGGCTAATCTCCAGGCCGATGGATATGCACCGCCCGCTTTGGGAAATGTACATCATAGAGGGACTGGATGAGCTCGAAGGCGTCCCAAAAGGTGCCTTTGCGATGCTCTTCAAAATGCATCACGCGACTTTTGATGGCAAAGCCGCCGGCGCGGCACTGTGGGCGTTCATGCAGGACACCCCAGATTGCGAGCCAGTACCTCCGCAAAAGCGCTGGGTGCCGGAACGCAATCCCAACGCACTCGGCTGGACCGTCAATTCAGTACAGGAAGGGGCTCGCCAATGGCTGGCAAACCTTAGAGCTATGCCAAGCCTGGGCAAAGGTATGGTGGCCAGCATAAAGTCAGACGCCAGCAAGCGACCGACTGACTGGCGCGAAATGCTTGCACCGAAAACCCGCTTTCAAAACAAGATCACCACCCATCGGGTGTGGGATTTCGTCCGCTTCGAGATGGCCGATGTGCAAGAACTGAGGGCCGCCCTGGGCAAACCGAAAATGAATGACTTGCTCCTCACTGTCGTAGGCGGAGCCTTGCGAAAGTACCTTGCCAAACACGGCGAACTGCCCGAAAAATCTCTGCTCACAATCTGCCCGATCAACGTTCGCGGCTCCGGCGACCCCGCCGAAGGAGGAAACTTCGTTTCCGGCATGCGCGTTCCTTTGGGGACGGACATCGCCGAACCTCTCGCGCGGCTCGACGCAATCGCTGAAAGCGCCAAGAAGGGTAAGGCCCAATCCGAGGCGCTGGGCGGCCACTTCCTTGGCGACATGTTGGCATTGACTCCCTATCCGGTGCGCACGCGAATTATGCGCGGGATATCGGGAATGGCAGGGCGCGGCAACGCCTCGCTGCCAGGCTTTGCCAACACCACGGTCACCAACGCGCCCAACCCACCCGGCGGGCATTACTTTGCCGGTGCCAAGGTTCTTTGCTACGCAGGCTTTGGGCCCCTTTTCGAGGGAACAGGCCTATTTCATACCATAACCGGGATGGACTTTGAGATCACGATTTCCGCCACCAGCTGCCGCGAAGTCTTGCCTGACATAGCCTTCTACATCGAGTGCCTGCGGGCCAGCTTCGCGGATTTGCAGATAGCGGCCAGGGAAAAGGCCGCAACGAAGTGA
- a CDS encoding acyl-CoA synthetase: MTHPRVHALHHPDKPAVIMTDGSATLTYGELEDRANRGARLLRARGIENGDTVAYWLGNGPGIFEVYWAAQRCGLYITPIATALTGEEASYIVANSGAKLVVVAPEMAGLSGLDVAPNVEVLTFKEWREECARHRPEPIGDESPGFHMVYSSGTTGRPKGVRLTLPDGGVTDLHMLAAKARDGYGIGPNDIYLSPAPLYHTAPLAFTTTCHRLGSTVVQMPKFEPEAALAAIERYGATITQMVPTMFVRMLKLPEQLRGRYDLSSLRTVIHAAAPCPVPVKRQMIEWLGPIIHEYYGGSEGNGSTAISSEEWLEKPGSVGRANWGTLHICNDDGDELSAGEQGIVYFEGGWDFQYLGDDDKTRDSRNPKHPTWSALGDVGYLDEDGYLFLTDRRSYMIISGGVNIYPQEIENLLIMHPEVADAAVIGVPHPEFGEEVKAVVQPVELDAAGPALAEELIALCRQNLSPIKCPRSVDFDPALPRLDNGKLYKRLIKDRYWQGRSTRISG, encoded by the coding sequence GTGACCCATCCGCGCGTCCATGCTTTGCATCACCCGGACAAGCCCGCAGTCATCATGACCGACGGATCTGCTACGCTCACTTATGGCGAGCTTGAGGACCGGGCCAACCGCGGAGCGCGATTGCTGCGGGCACGCGGCATCGAGAACGGTGACACGGTTGCCTATTGGCTCGGAAACGGTCCCGGCATATTCGAAGTCTACTGGGCCGCCCAACGCTGCGGGCTTTACATCACTCCGATCGCCACTGCTCTGACCGGAGAAGAAGCCAGCTACATTGTCGCGAACTCTGGGGCGAAGCTGGTCGTTGTAGCGCCAGAGATGGCTGGCTTGTCCGGACTCGACGTAGCACCCAATGTCGAGGTTTTGACCTTCAAGGAATGGCGGGAGGAATGCGCTCGGCACCGCCCGGAGCCGATTGGCGATGAAAGTCCCGGTTTCCACATGGTCTATTCGAGCGGTACAACCGGACGACCAAAAGGCGTTCGGCTCACGTTGCCCGACGGGGGAGTGACCGATCTCCACATGCTCGCGGCCAAAGCGCGCGACGGTTACGGGATTGGGCCCAACGACATCTACCTGTCGCCCGCTCCGTTGTACCATACGGCCCCGCTGGCATTCACCACCACTTGTCACCGGCTGGGCTCGACCGTGGTCCAGATGCCAAAGTTCGAGCCTGAAGCGGCGTTGGCGGCGATCGAGCGCTATGGGGCGACAATCACCCAGATGGTTCCGACCATGTTCGTGCGGATGCTGAAGTTGCCGGAACAGTTACGGGGCCGCTATGACCTGTCGTCGCTCAGGACGGTGATCCACGCCGCCGCGCCGTGCCCGGTACCGGTCAAACGCCAGATGATCGAATGGCTTGGCCCGATAATTCATGAGTACTACGGCGGGTCGGAAGGCAATGGCTCAACCGCCATCTCGTCGGAAGAATGGCTTGAAAAGCCTGGCTCTGTTGGCCGGGCCAACTGGGGCACGCTTCACATCTGCAACGACGATGGCGACGAACTCTCGGCTGGTGAGCAAGGCATCGTTTATTTCGAGGGTGGATGGGACTTTCAGTACCTTGGCGACGACGACAAGACCCGCGACAGTCGAAATCCCAAGCACCCGACGTGGTCCGCGCTGGGCGATGTCGGCTACTTGGACGAGGATGGCTATCTCTTCCTGACCGACCGCAGAAGCTACATGATCATCTCGGGCGGAGTTAACATCTATCCGCAGGAGATAGAGAATCTGCTGATAATGCATCCCGAGGTCGCCGATGCCGCGGTGATCGGCGTGCCTCATCCCGAGTTTGGCGAAGAAGTGAAGGCGGTCGTCCAGCCGGTCGAACTGGATGCCGCGGGACCTGCGCTGGCGGAAGAGCTTATTGCACTTTGCAGACAGAACCTGTCACCGATCAAGTGTCCGCGCTCTGTCGATTTCGACCCCGCACTTCCCCGGCTCGACAACGGCAAGCTTTACAAGCGCCTCATCAAGGATCGCTACTGGCAGGGTCGGTCAACCCGGATTTCGGGCTGA
- a CDS encoding alpha/beta hydrolase: MATLFLALGAAGLFGVKPRWLPPGMLLIYWLPSWLGQSLAAQIMVASAIIAGLGEGTAQVIAVLATVVLFVVHLRNRRDGQAVMAAVKLEERLPVTAGFCPFSSRHGIKRIQGVAYAQGGERNTLDIITSSDAPTEDARVLIHIPGGAWVTGKRNQQARPLIHHLARNGWVCVDINYRLGPRNRFPAMLTDVLRAIAWVKTHIAVYGGDPGRIVLTGGSAGGHLTALAALAHDRDEAKPGFEGVDCAVRAAVALYGRYDFIDRNRLWGRNHDKLIQFAAEKIMPRDAGPQLWDLASPIAQVRGDGPPLLVIHGRHDTLLPSEEADLFADAQRAAGGKVDGVTLSGGQHAYDMLESAMTVGHMRAVRHWLESRM, translated from the coding sequence TTGGCGACCCTGTTCCTGGCGCTCGGTGCAGCGGGTTTATTCGGCGTCAAGCCTAGGTGGCTGCCGCCCGGGATGCTCTTGATCTACTGGCTGCCGAGCTGGCTCGGCCAGTCGTTGGCGGCACAAATTATGGTCGCCTCTGCAATCATCGCAGGCCTCGGAGAAGGGACTGCGCAGGTGATTGCAGTTCTGGCAACTGTCGTCCTGTTCGTCGTGCACTTGCGAAATCGGCGGGATGGTCAGGCGGTGATGGCCGCGGTCAAGCTCGAGGAACGGCTTCCTGTAACCGCGGGCTTTTGCCCGTTTAGCAGCCGGCATGGGATCAAGCGCATTCAAGGGGTTGCCTATGCCCAAGGCGGAGAGCGCAACACGCTGGACATCATCACTTCGAGCGATGCGCCAACAGAGGATGCAAGGGTTCTCATCCATATACCAGGCGGGGCGTGGGTCACCGGCAAACGCAACCAGCAGGCACGTCCGCTGATCCACCATCTTGCACGCAATGGTTGGGTGTGCGTCGATATCAACTACCGGCTCGGTCCCCGCAATCGCTTCCCGGCTATGCTCACTGACGTCCTGCGCGCGATCGCCTGGGTCAAGACTCACATCGCCGTCTATGGAGGCGATCCTGGGCGTATCGTACTCACTGGAGGGTCCGCAGGAGGGCACCTCACCGCGCTCGCGGCGTTAGCGCACGACCGCGACGAGGCGAAGCCCGGGTTCGAAGGTGTCGATTGTGCCGTTCGGGCCGCAGTGGCGCTCTACGGGCGATACGACTTCATCGACCGAAATCGCTTGTGGGGCCGCAATCACGACAAGCTGATCCAATTTGCTGCCGAAAAAATAATGCCTCGCGACGCTGGCCCACAATTGTGGGACCTCGCGAGCCCCATCGCTCAAGTCCGAGGCGATGGCCCACCGCTGCTGGTGATTCATGGACGCCACGACACCTTGCTGCCGAGCGAGGAAGCGGACCTGTTTGCCGACGCCCAGCGCGCAGCGGGCGGCAAGGTTGACGGGGTCACCCTGTCTGGCGGCCAGCACGCCTACGATATGCTGGAATCTGCAATGACTGTTGGACACATGCGCGCAGTGCGCCACTGGCTCGAAAGTAGGATGTGA